CGACCGCGGGCTCCAAGGAGACCCCGGCCGTCGCGGGCTCCGACATCGAGCTCACCATCGACCGAGACATCCAGTGGGCGGCCCAGCGGGCCATCGCCGACCAGGTGCGGGAGTCGAAGGCCGACCGCGGCTACGTGATCGTCCAGAACACCCGGACCGGCGAGGTGCTGGCCATGGCCAACGCCCCCGGCTACGACCCGAACGACCTCTCCCAGGTCGACGCGGCCGTCCTGGGCAACGCGGCCCTCCAGGACGTCTACGAACCCGGCTCCACCAGCAAGGTCATGTCCATGGCCGCGGTGCTGGAGGAGGGCGTGGCGACCCCCGGTACACACGTCACCGTCCCCAACCGGCTGCACCGCGGGGACCGGCTGTTCCGGGACGACATCGACCACCCCACCTGGTACCTCACGCTCAACGGCGTACTCGCCAAGTCCAGCAACATCGGCACCATCCTGGCCACCGGCCAGCTGGGGAAGACGCAGGCCGAGGCCAACAAGGTCCTCCACTCCTACCTGCGCAAGTTCGGCCTGGGCAGCACCACGGGGCTCGACTACCCGGGCGAGTCGCCCGGCATCCTCGCCGCGCCCGGGGACTGGTCGACCTCCCAGCAGTACACGATCCCGTTCGGCCAGGGGCTGTCGCTCAACGCCATGCAGGCCGCCTCCGTCTACCAGACCATCGCCAACGGCGGGGTCCGGATCGAGCCGACCCTCGTCCGCGGCACGAAGGGCGCGGACGGCCGGTACACGGCGGCCGAGGCCCCGAAGAAGACCCGGGTCGTCAGCGAGAAGACGGCCAGGACCCTGGCGAAAATGCTGGAGTCCGTCGTGGACGACCGGGAGGGCACCGGGACCAAGGCCCACATCGAGGGCTACCGGGTCGCCGGCAAGACGGGTACGGCCAACCGGGTCGACCCCGTCCGGGGCGTCTACAAGGGCTACACCTCCTCCTTCGCCGGCTTCGCGCCCGCCGACGACCCCCAGATCGCCGTGTACTGCGCGATCCAGAACCCCACCGAGGGCAGCTACTTCGGCGGCCAGATCTGCGGCCCGATCTACAAGAAGGTCATGGAGTTCGCCCTGAAGACCCTTCAGACCCCGCCCTCCGGCACCGCCCCCGCCCGGCTGCCGGTCTCCTTCGAGCCCGGCGAGTGAACTCGGGAAGACACACGTGACGACCATCACCCCGGACCCCGGGAACCGGAACGACAAGTACCGCGACCCCGGCCCCTCACTTCGCGATCGGCCGGGTCCGCCCGGTACGCTCACCGCCGTGCCCCACCCCGATCAGTCCCAAACCACGAAGGACGCTCCTGTGACCTACCCGGGAGCGCCCCGGCCGGACCGGCTCCGGCCGACTTCCCTCGGCGAGCTGGCAGCGCGCATCGGCGCCGCACCGCAGGAGTCCGGTGAGGTCACCGGAATCACCCACGACTCCCGGGCCGTGCGTCCGGGTGACGTGTACGCGGCCCTTCCCGGCGCCCGCTTCCACGGCGCCGACTTCGCCGCCCAGGCCGCGGGGCTCGGTGCCGCGGCCGTCCTCACCGACCCGGCGGGCGCCGGGCGGGCGGCCGCCACCGGGCTGCCCGTGCTGGTCACCGCGGAACCGCGGGCCCGCATGGGCGAACTCGCCGCCGAGATCTACGGGCACCCGGGCGCCGGCCTCCTCCAGATCGGCATCACCGGGACGTCCGGCAAGACCACCACGGCCTACCTCGTCGAGGGCGGCCTGCGCGGAGCGGGACGCAGCACCGGGCTGATCGGCACCGTCGAGATGCGGATCGGCGACGAGCGCATCAAGTCCGAGCGCACCA
This DNA window, taken from Streptomyces nitrosporeus, encodes the following:
- a CDS encoding peptidoglycan D,D-transpeptidase FtsI family protein, which encodes MPPKEPPRRRVPGPARPRGAAGGSGRPRPASRPGARRPRASARPRTGAPRGPRNAIRLGNPRPRLRLISLCLTLVMVAFVIRLLQVQAVDADEYTAKAEKNRYLEYTIAAERGEITDRSGIALATSVDAHDITADPKLFTPEESKAPDAPRQAAQLLAPVLGRDAGELEKKLSAPGSRYTVLAHRQTPQVWKQIKDLKAAFAEKAAEDRARGGPGANVLAGVLQEPTTKRVYPNGDLAAGILGFVNAEGKGGGGLEARLDEQLAGEDGTIRYAQAGGRPVPTAGSKETPAVAGSDIELTIDRDIQWAAQRAIADQVRESKADRGYVIVQNTRTGEVLAMANAPGYDPNDLSQVDAAVLGNAALQDVYEPGSTSKVMSMAAVLEEGVATPGTHVTVPNRLHRGDRLFRDDIDHPTWYLTLNGVLAKSSNIGTILATGQLGKTQAEANKVLHSYLRKFGLGSTTGLDYPGESPGILAAPGDWSTSQQYTIPFGQGLSLNAMQAASVYQTIANGGVRIEPTLVRGTKGADGRYTAAEAPKKTRVVSEKTARTLAKMLESVVDDREGTGTKAHIEGYRVAGKTGTANRVDPVRGVYKGYTSSFAGFAPADDPQIAVYCAIQNPTEGSYFGGQICGPIYKKVMEFALKTLQTPPSGTAPARLPVSFEPGE